In a single window of the Novosphingobium sp. IK01 genome:
- a CDS encoding Ni,Fe-hydrogenase I large subunit, with product MTGLRLRLGLKAGAQGQVCAHVTEAVFPAVEGLLRGLPAGRAAQAVRRLHGLCRAAQGLCADLALAAAMATDMPASDLRAVTGAALVEIARETGLRLCLDWAALLGEAPQVEAARALMQVTREGKVPDPDGLMGWIAARGAEGLPARVLAAAPAELAPAFAARLETLAGIPARLAELAAGCPLPQGRRLGPGHGEASVECARGRLVHQVRVEHGQIVEYRIDAPSARRFAPGGDALALLAACGDARAVDWTMQAIDPCVGWVLDPAVEAN from the coding sequence ATGACCGGCTTGCGGCTCCGTCTGGGCCTGAAGGCGGGCGCGCAGGGGCAGGTTTGTGCCCATGTGACCGAGGCGGTGTTTCCGGCGGTCGAAGGCCTGCTGCGCGGCTTGCCTGCGGGCCGGGCGGCGCAGGCGGTGCGGCGTTTGCATGGGCTTTGCCGCGCGGCGCAAGGGCTGTGCGCCGATCTGGCGCTGGCGGCGGCAATGGCCACAGACATGCCCGCATCCGATCTGCGGGCCGTCACGGGCGCCGCGCTCGTGGAGATCGCGCGCGAGACCGGCTTGCGGCTCTGTCTCGATTGGGCGGCCCTGCTGGGCGAGGCGCCGCAGGTCGAGGCCGCGCGTGCCCTCATGCAGGTGACGCGCGAAGGGAAGGTGCCCGATCCCGATGGGCTGATGGGCTGGATCGCCGCGCGCGGGGCGGAAGGCCTGCCCGCGCGGGTTCTGGCCGCCGCGCCCGCCGAACTGGCCCCCGCCTTTGCCGCGCGGCTGGAAACGCTGGCGGGCATTCCCGCCCGGCTGGCAGAGCTTGCCGCAGGGTGCCCGTTGCCGCAGGGGCGGCGTCTTGGCCCCGGCCATGGCGAGGCATCGGTGGAGTGCGCGCGCGGGCGCCTAGTCCATCAGGTGCGGGTGGAGCATGGCCAGATCGTGGAGTACCGGATCGATGCGCCCAGCGCGCGGCGCTTTGCCCCCGGAGGGGACGCGCTCGCCCTGCTGGCGGCCTGTGGCGACGCGCGCGCGGTCGACTGGACGATGCAGGCCATCGACCCTTGCGTAGGCTGGGTCCTCGACCCTGCCGTGGAGGCGAACTGA
- the hypA gene encoding hydrogenase maturation nickel metallochaperone HypA — MAICESIRQILEEQAQTARFARVERVVLAIGALSGVEIEALRFGFDVVMRGSVAQDAKLEIEDVPGTAWCMVCAQTVEIAARYDACPRCGSYQLQVTGGDDMTIRELEVV, encoded by the coding sequence ATGGCGATCTGTGAATCGATCCGCCAGATCCTTGAGGAGCAGGCCCAAACGGCCCGCTTCGCACGGGTCGAGCGTGTGGTTCTGGCTATCGGAGCCCTTTCGGGGGTGGAAATCGAGGCCCTGCGTTTCGGCTTCGATGTCGTCATGCGCGGCAGCGTGGCGCAGGACGCGAAACTGGAAATCGAGGATGTACCGGGCACGGCCTGGTGCATGGTCTGCGCGCAAACGGTGGAAATCGCCGCGCGCTATGATGCTTGCCCGCGCTGCGGGTCCTATCAGTTGCAGGTGACGGGTGGGGACGACATGACCATTCGTGAATTGGAGGTGGTGTGA
- the hypB gene encoding hydrogenase nickel incorporation protein HypB, with product MSQSRLIRLEADILGKNARYAAANRDRFTAQGILALNLVSSPGSGKTTLLCRTLEAIGADYPVAVIEGDQQTSQDADRIRATGAPAIQINTGKGCHLDGHMVGHALDHLDPPAGSVLFIENVGNLVCPAAFDLGEGARVAILSVTEGEDKPLKYPDMFASADLVLVNKVDLLPYLDFDVDLAIAHMRRVNPRVRVLKVSARSGEGMGAWLDWLRAARGMALAAQSAPVAG from the coding sequence ATGAGCCAGAGCCGGCTGATCCGGCTGGAGGCCGACATTCTGGGTAAGAATGCCCGTTATGCCGCCGCCAACCGCGACCGTTTCACCGCGCAGGGCATCCTTGCGCTCAACCTCGTGTCGAGCCCCGGCTCGGGCAAGACCACGCTGCTGTGCCGCACGCTCGAAGCCATCGGGGCCGATTATCCGGTCGCCGTGATCGAGGGCGACCAGCAGACCAGCCAGGATGCCGACCGCATCCGCGCCACCGGCGCCCCCGCGATCCAGATCAACACCGGCAAGGGGTGCCACCTCGACGGGCACATGGTCGGCCATGCGCTCGACCATCTGGACCCGCCGGCGGGCAGCGTGCTGTTCATCGAGAACGTGGGCAATCTCGTCTGTCCGGCGGCCTTCGATCTGGGCGAGGGCGCGCGCGTGGCGATCCTTTCGGTGACCGAAGGCGAGGACAAGCCGCTCAAGTATCCCGACATGTTCGCCAGCGCCGATCTCGTGCTGGTCAACAAGGTCGACCTGCTGCCCTATCTCGATTTCGATGTCGATCTGGCGATTGCCCATATGCGCCGGGTCAACCCGCGCGTGCGCGTGCTCAAGGTTTCGGCCCGCAGCGGCGAGGGCATGGGCGCCTGGCTCGACTGGCTGCGTGCGGCGCGCGGCATGGCACTGGCTGCGCAAAGCGCACCGGTCGCGGGCTGA
- a CDS encoding HypC/HybG/HupF family hydrogenase formation chaperone, giving the protein MCLAIPALVLELHPDAMATVSAGGVTRQVSVGLLEDVVPGDYVLLHVGFALHKVSVEEAEETLRMMAQAGLLQEELAEWAETGSEVRA; this is encoded by the coding sequence ATGTGTCTTGCCATCCCTGCGCTCGTGCTCGAACTCCATCCCGATGCGATGGCCACGGTTTCGGCCGGTGGGGTCACGCGGCAGGTCTCGGTCGGCCTGCTCGAAGATGTCGTGCCGGGTGACTATGTGCTGCTCCATGTCGGCTTTGCGCTGCACAAGGTGAGCGTGGAGGAGGCCGAGGAAACCTTGCGGATGATGGCGCAGGCCGGTCTCTTGCAGGAAGAACTGGCCGAATGGGCCGAGACGGGAAGCGAGGTCAGGGCATGA
- the hypD gene encoding hydrogenase formation protein HypD, with protein MKYVSEFRDPALAQSLARAIAREARPDRTYAFMEFCGGHTHAIFRYGVQDLVPGNVRFIHGPGCPVCVLPMRRLDDALELAERHGVILATYGDMMRVPGSGRRSMLTARGAGADIRMVYSTLDALEIARANPTRQVVFMGIGFETTTPASAMAILAARREGLRNFSVFCNHVLTPPAMVHVLEAPDIDPAQAVRLDGFLGPSHVSTVIGARAYRPLVARYGKPMVIAGFEPLDVMQSVLMLIRQVNEGRAEVENQYARVVTEEGNARAQAMMDEVFVLRDSFEWRGLGSVPLSARAIAPAFAEFDAETRFAISEKQSRETKSCECPAILRGVKSPKDCKLFGRACTPETPLGACMVSSEGSCAAYYTYRRAETMAQMDGAQMEAAE; from the coding sequence ATGAAATACGTCTCGGAATTTCGCGATCCGGCCCTCGCGCAGAGCCTTGCCCGCGCCATCGCGCGCGAGGCCCGGCCCGACCGGACTTATGCCTTCATGGAGTTCTGCGGCGGGCATACCCACGCGATCTTCCGCTATGGCGTGCAGGATCTGGTGCCCGGCAACGTCCGCTTCATCCATGGGCCGGGGTGCCCTGTCTGCGTGCTGCCGATGCGGCGGCTCGACGATGCGCTCGAACTGGCCGAGCGGCACGGGGTGATTCTGGCGACCTATGGCGACATGATGCGCGTTCCGGGCAGCGGGCGGCGCTCGATGCTCACCGCGCGCGGCGCCGGGGCCGACATCCGCATGGTCTATTCGACGCTCGATGCGCTGGAGATCGCGCGCGCCAACCCGACCCGGCAGGTCGTCTTCATGGGCATCGGCTTCGAGACGACGACCCCGGCCAGCGCCATGGCGATCCTGGCCGCCCGGCGCGAGGGGCTGCGCAATTTCAGCGTGTTTTGCAACCATGTGCTGACCCCGCCCGCGATGGTCCATGTGCTCGAAGCGCCCGACATCGACCCCGCTCAGGCCGTCCGCCTCGACGGGTTCCTCGGGCCCAGCCATGTCTCGACGGTGATCGGCGCGCGCGCCTATCGCCCGCTCGTTGCGCGCTATGGCAAGCCGATGGTGATTGCCGGGTTCGAGCCGCTCGATGTCATGCAATCGGTCCTCATGCTGATCCGTCAGGTCAACGAGGGGCGCGCCGAAGTCGAGAACCAGTATGCCCGCGTGGTGACCGAAGAGGGCAATGCGCGCGCGCAGGCGATGATGGACGAGGTTTTCGTGCTGCGCGACAGCTTTGAATGGCGGGGGCTGGGCTCTGTGCCGCTCAGCGCGCGGGCGATTGCCCCGGCTTTTGCCGAATTCGACGCCGAGACCCGCTTTGCGATCAGCGAGAAGCAGAGCCGCGAAACCAAGAGCTGCGAGTGCCCGGCGATCCTGCGCGGGGTGAAAAGCCCCAAGGATTGCAAGCTGTTTGGCCGGGCCTGCACGCCCGAAACCCCGCTGGGAGCCTGCATGGTCAGTTCCGAAGGGTCTTGCGCGGCCTATTATACCTATCGTCGCGCGGAAACGATGGCGCAAATGGATGGGGCCCAAATGGAAGCGGCAGAATGA
- the hypE gene encoding hydrogenase expression/formation protein HypE, producing MSTILRPGACVEMAHGGGGLATTRLIREIFARHFANPLLDQGHDAARLDPLPPGRLVMSTDAHVVSPLEFPGGDIGSLAVHGTVNDVAMAGAWPVALAAAFIIEEGFPLADLDRIAASMGAAARAAGVPIATGDTKVVERGHGDGVFITTTGVGVVPEGVNMAPAHIAPGMAILVSGPLGDHGVAILSRRQGLEFGTAIQSDSAALHRMVAQMVAHVPGIAVLRDPTRGGLSATLNELAEAAGVTMTLEEAALPVRPEVAGACEMLGLDPLHIANEGKLVCICPPEDAEALLAIMRAHPEGAGAVRVGTVGERAAPGTPGLLRMQTLIGGMRVVDWLAGEPLPRIC from the coding sequence ATGAGCACGATCCTGCGCCCCGGTGCCTGCGTTGAAATGGCCCATGGCGGCGGCGGGCTGGCCACCACCCGCCTGATCCGCGAGATTTTCGCCCGCCATTTCGCCAATCCCCTGCTCGATCAGGGGCATGATGCCGCCCGGCTCGATCCCCTGCCGCCCGGACGGCTGGTGATGAGCACCGACGCCCATGTCGTCAGCCCGCTCGAATTTCCCGGCGGCGACATCGGCTCGCTGGCTGTCCATGGCACGGTCAACGACGTGGCCATGGCCGGGGCCTGGCCGGTCGCGCTGGCGGCGGCCTTCATCATCGAGGAAGGCTTTCCGCTCGCCGATCTCGACCGCATCGCCGCCAGCATGGGCGCGGCGGCGCGCGCGGCGGGGGTGCCGATCGCCACGGGCGATACCAAAGTGGTCGAACGCGGCCATGGCGACGGGGTGTTCATCACCACCACGGGCGTCGGCGTCGTGCCCGAAGGGGTGAACATGGCGCCTGCCCATATCGCGCCGGGCATGGCGATCCTCGTGTCCGGGCCGCTGGGCGATCATGGCGTGGCGATCCTGTCGCGCCGTCAGGGCCTCGAATTTGGCACGGCAATCCAAAGCGACAGCGCCGCGCTGCATCGCATGGTGGCGCAGATGGTCGCGCACGTGCCCGGCATCGCCGTTCTGCGCGATCCCACGCGCGGGGGGCTTTCCGCCACGCTCAACGAACTGGCCGAGGCGGCGGGCGTGACGATGACGCTGGAGGAAGCCGCGCTTCCGGTGCGTCCGGAAGTGGCCGGGGCCTGCGAGATGCTCGGTCTCGATCCGCTCCACATCGCCAACGAGGGCAAGCTCGTGTGCATCTGCCCGCCCGAGGACGCCGAGGCGCTGCTGGCGATCATGCGGGCCCATCCCGAAGGCGCGGGCGCCGTGCGCGTGGGCACGGTGGGCGAGCGGGCCGCGCCCGGAACACCCGGTTTGCTGCGGATGCAGACGCTGATCGGGGGCATGCGCGTGGTCGACTGGCTGGCGGGTGAACCGCTGCCCCGGATCTGCTAG
- a CDS encoding sigma-54-dependent transcriptional regulator, which produces MADPALLPTVLIVDDEIRSLESLRRILEDDFEVLTASSTREAEKLLADRWVQVILCDQRMPERSGVEFLTDVKERWPDVIRMIISGYADAHDIIEGINQAGIFQYVTKPWHPEHLLLTLQSACRLFQLQRENELLAVELRMAPSAAGRVVEKRKAEVRRAYDVNDGIVRAPGSPMDEVCGALAQVAPFDVPVLLIGGSGTGKELAARALHYGSLRWNKSFVVENCGALPDELLESELFGHKKGAFTGAIDDHVGLFERADGGTVFLDEIGEVSPAFQVKLLRVLQEGEIRPLGAGRTRKIDVRVIAATNRDLETEMREGRFRADLFYRLAGMIVRLPDLKDRPGDLPVLVESLLEQAMARMGKSVPGVAPEAMARLAAYDWPGNVRELQNEIQRMLVRGEEGRWLGLDVVSPHIHAPREDALPVAEDSPVELVSGPHGDLRERVSAMEARIIRETLIRHRWNKSGTARELGLSRVGLRAKLERYGLENVHPLPPVRARTGDKAGHSG; this is translated from the coding sequence ATGGCTGATCCGGCACTGCTCCCCACTGTCCTTATCGTCGACGACGAGATCCGCAGCCTGGAATCGCTGCGCCGCATTCTCGAAGACGATTTCGAGGTCCTGACCGCGTCCTCGACGCGCGAGGCGGAAAAGCTTCTGGCTGACCGCTGGGTGCAGGTGATCCTGTGCGACCAGCGCATGCCCGAGCGCAGCGGGGTGGAGTTCCTGACGGATGTGAAGGAACGCTGGCCCGATGTGATCCGCATGATCATCTCGGGTTATGCCGATGCGCATGACATCATCGAGGGGATCAACCAGGCGGGCATCTTCCAGTATGTGACCAAGCCCTGGCACCCCGAACACCTGCTGCTCACGCTGCAATCGGCCTGCCGCCTGTTCCAGCTTCAGCGCGAGAACGAGTTGCTGGCGGTCGAACTGCGCATGGCGCCCAGCGCGGCGGGCCGCGTGGTCGAGAAGCGCAAGGCCGAAGTGCGCCGGGCCTATGACGTGAACGACGGGATCGTGCGCGCGCCGGGCAGCCCGATGGACGAGGTTTGCGGGGCGCTTGCGCAAGTGGCGCCGTTCGATGTGCCGGTCCTGCTGATCGGCGGCTCGGGCACGGGCAAGGAACTGGCCGCGCGTGCGCTTCATTACGGGTCGCTGCGCTGGAACAAGTCGTTCGTGGTCGAAAACTGCGGGGCCTTGCCCGACGAACTGCTCGAATCCGAGCTGTTCGGCCACAAGAAAGGCGCGTTTACCGGCGCCATCGACGATCATGTCGGCCTGTTCGAGCGCGCCGATGGTGGCACGGTCTTCCTCGACGAGATCGGCGAGGTTTCGCCCGCGTTTCAGGTCAAGCTGCTGCGTGTCTTGCAGGAGGGGGAGATCCGCCCGCTGGGCGCCGGGCGCACGCGCAAGATCGACGTGCGGGTGATCGCGGCGACCAACCGCGACCTTGAAACCGAGATGCGCGAGGGGCGCTTTCGCGCCGACCTGTTCTATCGCCTCGCGGGCATGATCGTGCGCCTGCCCGATCTCAAGGACCGCCCCGGCGACCTGCCGGTGCTGGTCGAGAGCCTGCTCGAACAGGCCATGGCGCGCATGGGCAAGAGCGTGCCCGGCGTCGCGCCCGAGGCGATGGCGCGGCTGGCCGCCTACGACTGGCCGGGCAACGTGCGCGAATTGCAGAACGAGATCCAGCGCATGCTCGTGCGCGGCGAGGAAGGGCGCTGGCTCGGCCTCGACGTGGTTTCGCCCCATATCCATGCCCCCCGCGAGGACGCCCTGCCCGTGGCAGAGGACAGCCCTGTCGAGCTGGTGTCGGGGCCGCACGGCGACCTCAGGGAACGGGTCAGCGCCATGGAAGCGCGGATCATCCGCGAGACCCTGATCCGCCACCGCTGGAACAAGAGCGGCACCGCGCGCGAACTGGGCCTTTCGCGGGTGGGGCTGCGGGCCAAGCTTGAGCGATATGGTCTTGAAAATGTTCATCCCCTTCCGCCAGTACGGGCGCGCACAGGCGACAAGGCAGGCCATAGCGGATGA
- a CDS encoding ATP-binding protein, whose protein sequence is MSGTGGDHTTGIQDPDLTGAFAEMGAQGEDLWIDVIRQMDSVYADLVSSQVALEEHNTALEQARGFLGSVLGAMTDVLVVCDAQGRIEQVNPALTTLVGKSAEQLVGTAILDLFRVEDHADLLAALDALARGQAVVEGREWEAIAANGSSGALSVNSAPRRDASGRFAGMVLVGRPIGELQRAYRELGAAHQRLRQTQQQLLTTEKMAALGRLVAGVAHELNNPISFVFGNMYALKRYGAAITQYLAALDEGRSGEDLAALRAKLKIDRVLADISPLVDGTLEGAERVRDIVQDLRRFSANQREPLETFNLVRLVQTAVDWVIKTMRDPPEVCFDLPERLDIVSRKGQLHQILVNLVQNAADALASGQGEAREQPPCLSLSARQEGEEIVVRVVDNGPGVPASVQDKIFEPFFTTKPIGSGTGLGLYVSYTMAGKLGGSLDYADAPGGGAAFTLRLPAHGEGGDGGGDGGEEAET, encoded by the coding sequence ATGAGCGGCACGGGAGGGGATCACACGACAGGCATTCAGGACCCCGATCTGACCGGTGCCTTTGCCGAAATGGGCGCGCAGGGCGAGGACTTGTGGATTGACGTGATCCGCCAGATGGACAGCGTCTATGCCGATCTGGTGTCGAGCCAGGTCGCGCTTGAGGAACACAACACGGCCCTTGAACAGGCGCGCGGTTTTCTCGGCTCGGTGCTGGGCGCGATGACCGACGTGCTGGTGGTCTGCGATGCGCAAGGCCGGATCGAGCAGGTCAATCCGGCGCTCACCACGCTGGTCGGCAAGAGTGCCGAGCAACTGGTCGGAACCGCCATCCTCGATCTCTTCCGCGTGGAGGATCATGCCGATCTGCTCGCCGCGCTCGATGCGCTGGCGCGCGGGCAGGCGGTCGTCGAGGGGCGCGAGTGGGAGGCGATTGCCGCCAATGGCAGTTCGGGCGCGCTTTCGGTCAACAGTGCGCCGCGCCGCGATGCCAGCGGGCGTTTTGCCGGCATGGTGCTGGTCGGGCGCCCGATCGGCGAATTGCAGCGCGCCTATCGCGAACTGGGCGCCGCGCACCAGCGGCTGCGCCAGACCCAGCAGCAATTGCTGACCACCGAGAAGATGGCCGCGCTCGGGCGGCTGGTGGCGGGCGTTGCCCACGAACTCAACAACCCGATCAGCTTCGTCTTCGGCAACATGTACGCGCTCAAGCGCTATGGCGCGGCGATCACGCAATATCTGGCCGCGCTCGACGAGGGGCGTTCGGGCGAGGATCTGGCGGCCTTGCGCGCGAAGCTCAAGATCGACCGCGTTCTGGCCGACATCAGCCCGCTGGTCGATGGCACCCTCGAAGGGGCCGAGCGCGTGCGTGACATCGTGCAGGACTTGCGCCGTTTTTCGGCCAACCAGCGCGAGCCGCTCGAAACCTTCAACCTCGTCCGCCTCGTCCAGACGGCGGTGGACTGGGTGATCAAGACCATGCGCGATCCGCCCGAAGTCTGCTTCGACCTGCCCGAGCGGCTCGACATCGTGAGCCGCAAGGGGCAGTTGCACCAGATTCTCGTCAACCTCGTCCAGAACGCGGCTGATGCCCTGGCAAGCGGGCAGGGGGAGGCGCGGGAGCAGCCGCCCTGCCTGAGCCTTTCTGCCCGGCAGGAGGGCGAGGAGATCGTCGTGCGCGTGGTCGACAACGGGCCCGGTGTCCCGGCCAGTGTGCAGGACAAGATTTTCGAGCCGTTCTTCACCACCAAGCCGATCGGGTCCGGCACCGGGCTGGGGCTCTATGTGTCCTACACGATGGCGGGCAAGCTGGGGGGCAGCCTCGACTATGCCGATGCGCCGGGCGGGGGGGCGGCCTTCACGCTGCGCCTTCCCGCCCATGGCGAAGGCGGGGATGGGGGCGGGGATGGGGGCGAGGAAGCGGAAACATGA
- a CDS encoding HupU protein produces MSAGEHERAQDRPLRLIWLQSGGCGGCTMSLLGQQGPDLVAALRAARVEVLWHPSLSEATGAEARAILNAAASGEEPVDIFCLEGSVIHGPNGTGGFHIMAGTGRPMREMIEGIARHATHVVAVGSCAAFGGITMGGGNAVEAGGLAYDGTVPGGLLGEGFRARGGLPVINIAGCPIHPGWFVDTLMQIAGGTMAGADLDEWERPLAYTASLVHHGCARNEFYEFKASAEDLGDLGCMMENLGCKGTQARADCNTRAWNGSGSCLTGGYPCIACTAPGFEEPGHAFAVTPKISGIPIGLPTDMPKAWFVALASLSKAATPRRLKENAARPIPAVLPRDRRKRER; encoded by the coding sequence ATGAGTGCAGGGGAGCATGAGCGCGCCCAGGATCGCCCCTTGCGGCTGATCTGGCTGCAATCGGGGGGCTGCGGGGGCTGCACGATGTCGCTGCTCGGCCAGCAGGGGCCCGATCTGGTCGCGGCGCTGCGGGCGGCGCGCGTCGAGGTGCTCTGGCATCCCTCGCTGTCCGAGGCGACGGGCGCCGAGGCGCGCGCGATCCTCAATGCGGCGGCCAGCGGCGAGGAGCCGGTCGATATCTTCTGCCTCGAAGGTTCGGTCATCCATGGTCCCAATGGCACGGGCGGCTTCCACATCATGGCCGGAACCGGGCGCCCGATGCGCGAGATGATCGAGGGCATCGCCCGCCATGCCACCCATGTCGTTGCGGTCGGCTCGTGCGCGGCCTTTGGCGGGATCACCATGGGCGGGGGCAATGCGGTCGAGGCGGGCGGCCTTGCCTATGACGGCACCGTGCCGGGCGGCCTGCTGGGCGAGGGGTTCCGCGCGCGTGGCGGGCTTCCGGTGATCAATATCGCGGGCTGTCCGATCCATCCGGGCTGGTTCGTCGATACCCTGATGCAGATCGCGGGCGGGACGATGGCCGGGGCGGACCTCGACGAATGGGAGCGCCCGCTCGCCTATACCGCCTCGCTCGTCCACCATGGCTGCGCGCGCAACGAATTCTACGAATTCAAGGCCAGCGCCGAGGATCTGGGCGATCTGGGCTGCATGATGGAAAACCTGGGCTGCAAGGGCACCCAGGCCCGCGCCGATTGCAACACGCGCGCGTGGAATGGCTCGGGCTCGTGCCTGACGGGTGGCTATCCGTGCATCGCCTGCACCGCCCCCGGTTTCGAGGAACCCGGCCACGCCTTTGCGGTCACCCCCAAGATCAGCGGCATTCCCATCGGCCTGCCGACCGACATGCCCAAGGCCTGGTTCGTGGCGCTCGCCAGCCTGTCGAAGGCGGCCACGCCCCGGCGGCTCAAGGAAAACGCCGCGCGCCCCATACCTGCCGTCCTGCCGCGCGACCGGCGCAAGAGAGAGAGATGA
- a CDS encoding nickel-dependent hydrogenase large subunit, with protein MSDTPRLIIGPFNRVEGDLEVRLDMAGDHVEAARVTSPLYRGFEGMLVGRAAEDALVYAPRICGICSVSQSVAAARALAGVRPAGHARRVAPPNGAHATNLVHAVENLADHITHFYLFFMPDFARETYAAEPWYEAAAARFTAMKGTAASQMLPARAGLMNLMGVLAGKWPHTLSIQPGGSTRAITRAEQARLRLMLAGFRAFCETSLFAAPLEQVAAFTNRDALYAWAEGSPGDAAHFLRLSRALGLAGLGRTSLRHMSFGAYASSDGPLFARGVFHAQAGAAAPLPLGAIAEDVSHAWYRGEGGPPRSAAPMPDMANPDAYSWCKAPRLGGHVAEVGALSRQLVAGHPLLRDMVARDGANVESRVVARLVEVALVTIAMEHWIDVIDPAAPFQDTSPRLDTGDAMGLTEAARGSLGHWLRLDQGRISHYQIIAPTTWNFSPRDAAGTPGPLEQALVGAPLRSGETEPVSVQHIVRSFDPCMVCTVH; from the coding sequence ATGAGCGATACCCCCCGCCTGATCATTGGCCCCTTCAACCGGGTGGAGGGCGATCTGGAAGTGCGCCTCGACATGGCCGGTGACCATGTCGAGGCCGCGCGCGTGACCTCGCCGCTCTATCGCGGGTTCGAGGGCATGCTGGTGGGCCGCGCGGCGGAAGATGCGCTGGTCTATGCCCCGCGCATCTGCGGCATCTGCTCGGTCTCGCAGAGCGTGGCGGCGGCCCGCGCGCTGGCGGGCGTGCGACCGGCGGGCCATGCGCGCCGCGTGGCCCCGCCCAATGGCGCCCATGCCACCAATCTCGTCCACGCGGTCGAGAATCTGGCTGATCATATCACCCATTTCTACCTGTTCTTCATGCCCGACTTCGCGCGCGAGACCTATGCGGCCGAGCCATGGTACGAGGCCGCCGCCGCGCGTTTTACCGCGATGAAGGGCACGGCGGCGAGCCAGATGTTGCCCGCGCGGGCCGGGCTGATGAACCTGATGGGGGTTCTGGCGGGCAAGTGGCCGCACACGCTCTCGATCCAGCCGGGTGGCTCGACGCGGGCGATCACGCGGGCCGAACAGGCGCGGCTGCGGCTGATGCTGGCGGGCTTCCGCGCTTTTTGCGAGACGAGCCTGTTCGCCGCCCCGCTCGAACAGGTGGCGGCTTTCACCAATCGCGATGCGCTCTATGCCTGGGCCGAAGGGTCGCCGGGCGATGCTGCCCATTTCCTGCGCCTGTCGCGTGCGCTGGGCCTCGCGGGGCTGGGGCGCACGAGCCTGCGCCACATGTCGTTCGGGGCCTATGCCAGCAGCGATGGCCCGCTGTTCGCGCGCGGGGTGTTCCATGCCCAGGCGGGCGCGGCGGCTCCCCTGCCGCTCGGGGCCATTGCCGAAGACGTGTCCCACGCGTGGTATCGCGGCGAGGGTGGCCCCCCGCGCAGTGCCGCGCCGATGCCCGACATGGCAAACCCGGATGCCTATAGCTGGTGCAAGGCGCCCCGGCTGGGCGGCCATGTCGCCGAAGTGGGCGCGCTTTCCCGGCAACTCGTGGCGGGCCATCCGCTCTTGCGCGACATGGTGGCGCGCGATGGCGCCAATGTGGAATCGCGCGTGGTCGCCCGGCTCGTCGAAGTGGCGCTGGTGACCATCGCGATGGAGCACTGGATCGACGTGATCGACCCGGCAGCCCCGTTTCAGGATACCTCGCCGCGTCTCGATACCGGCGACGCGATGGGCCTGACTGAGGCCGCGCGCGGAAGCCTGGGCCACTGGCTGCGCCTCGATCAGGGGCGGATCAGCCACTACCAGATCATCGCGCCGACGACCTGGAATTTTTCACCGCGCGATGCGGCCGGAACGCCGGGCCCCCTCGAACAGGCGCTCGTCGGCGCGCCCTTGCGCAGTGGCGAGACCGAGCCGGTTTCCGTGCAGCATATCGTGCGCAGCTTCGATCCCTGCATGGTCTGTACGGTCCATTGA